From Juglans regia cultivar Chandler chromosome 8, Walnut 2.0, whole genome shotgun sequence, the proteins below share one genomic window:
- the LOC108981502 gene encoding cyclic nucleotide-gated ion channel 17-like: MKLKKEKLVRFYSDGKKQNESPWGRTEPSQLERSSSAYKVPLSLPKSDNGLVGGRNRFTENLRTGKSKVFPEDHEPWRKRILDPGSEIVLQWNRVFIVFCLVALFVDPLYFYLPTLGGNSDSSCIKTDLNLRIVVTFFRTIADIFYLLHVIIKFRTAYIAPSSRVFGRGELVMDPKKIAQRYIRSDFLIDLIATLPLPQIVIWFIIPATRSPQADHKNNTLALIVLLQYVPRLYLIFPLSSQIIKATGLVTKTAWAGAAYNLLLYMLASHVLGAAWYLLSIDRYTSCWKKLCKEERSTGCSLSYLDCSSSRKTWENATDVFKNCNPGNEIEFKYGIFENAVKKNVVFSNFVRKYFYCLWWGLQNLSSYGQNLSTSPFIGETSFAILIAILGLVLFAHLIGNMQTHLQSLTVRLEEWRLKRRDTEEWMRHRQLPEDLKQQVRRFVQYKWLATRGVDEEAILHDLPADLRRDIQRHLCLDLVRRVPFFSQMDDQLLDAICERLVSSLSTAGTYIVREGDPVTEMLFIIRGRLDSSTTNGGRTGFFNLITLRPGDFCGEELLAWALLPKSTVNLPSSTRTVIALNEVEAFALRAEDLKFVANQFRRLHSKKLQHTFRFYSHHWRTWAACFIQAAWRRYKRRMTAKDFTMQESFALNVVENNETDEEEEEHFSVGSNSSQPEMNLRVTILASRFAANTRRGAHRIKDEMPKFKKPEEPDFSTEPDD, from the exons ATGAAACTGAAGAAGGAAAAGCTTGTCAG GTTTTATTCTgatggaaaaaaacaaaacgagtCTCCATGGGGAAGAACTGAACCGTCACAGCTAGAAAGGTCTTCATCTGCATATAAGGTTCCACTATCTTTGCCAAAATCTGATAATGGACTAGTTGGGGGCAGAAATAGATTCACTGAAAATCTCAGAACTGGAAAGTCTAAGGTGTTTCCAGAGGACCATGAGCCATGGCGCAAGAGAATACTTGACCCCGGTAGTGAGATTGTGTTGCAATGGAACCGggttttcattgttttttgCTTGGTGGCACTTTTTGTTGACCCATTGTACTTTTACTTGCCCACGCTGGGAGGAAATTCTGACTCTTCATGTATAAAGACAGACTTGAATTTGCGAATTGTTGTGACCTTTTTCCGGACAATTGCAGATATATTCTATTTGTTACATGTGATTATAAAATTCCGGACTGCTTATATTGCACCTAGCTCTCGGGTGTTCGGCAGGGGTGAACTTGTCATGGATCCGAAGAAGATTGCGCAGAGGTATATTCGATCTGACTTCTTGATAGATCTCATTGCCACACTGCCCCTTCCTCAG ATAGTTATCTGGTTTATTATACCAGCAACAAGAAGTCCCCAAGCTGATCACAAAAACAATACCCTTGCACTTATCGTTCTGCTTCAATATGTTCCGAGATTATATCTGATTTTTCCATTAAGTTCGCAAATAATTAAAGCAACCGGACTGGTCACCAAAACTGCCTGGGCGGGGGCTGCATATAATCTGCTGCTTTATATGCTGGCTAGCCAT GTTTTAGGGGCAGCATGGTATTTGCTGTCTATTGACCGTTATACCTCATGCTGGAAAAAACTTTGTAAAGAGGAACGATCTACAGGTTGCTCACTAAGCTATTTAGATTGCAGTTCGTCTCGCAAGACATGGGAAAATGCTACAGACGTGTTTAAGAACTGTAATCCTGGTAATGAAATTGAGTTCAAGTATGGCATATTTGAAAATGCAGTgaagaaaaatgttgttttCTCAAACTTTGTCAGGAAGTATTTCTACTGTTTATGGTGGGGCCTACAGAATCTGAG TTCATATGGGCAGAATTTGTCGACCAGCCCTTTTATTGGAGAGACTTCATTTGCCATTCTTATTGCCATCTTGGGTCTTGTATTATTTGCCCATTTGATTGGGAACATGCAG ACGCACTTGCAATCTCTCACTGTGAGGTTAGAGGAATGGAGACTCAAGCGAAGAGACACTGAAGAGTGGATGAGGCATCGCCAACTCCCTGAAGATTTGAAGCAACAAGTTCGACGCTTTGTTCAATATAAGTGGCTTGCAACTCGAGGAGTTGATGAAGAAGCCATCCTCCATGATTTACCTGCTGATCTTCGCCGTGATATCCAGCGCCATCTATGCTTGGACCTTGTTCGACGA GTGCCTTTCTTCTCGCAGATGGATGATCAGCTGCTCGACGCAATATGCGAGCGTCTGGTGTCCTCCCTAAGCACTGCAGGTACATACATTGTTCGTGAGGGTGACCCTGTGACGGAGATGCTCTTTATTATCAGAGGTAGATTGGACAGCTCTACTACCAATGGTGGTCGAACTGGTTTCTTCAATTTGATCACATTGAGACCTGGAGATTTTTGTGGAGAGGAGTTGCTTGCATGGGCCTTGCTCCCCAAATCTACAGTCAACCTGCCATCCTCAACTAGAACAGTCATAGCACTGAATGAAGTTGAAGCTTTCGCACTGCGAGCTGAAGATCTGAAATTTGTGGCCAATCAATTCAGACGCCTTCACAGCAAGAAGCTGCAGCACACCTTCCGGTTTTATTCTCACCATTGGAGGACATGGGCAGCCTGCTTCATACAGGCTGCTTGGCGTCGGTACAAGAGGAGGATGACTGCAAAAGATTTCACCATGCAGGAATCTTTTGCTTTGAACGTCGTAGAAAACAATGAgacagatgaagaggaagaggaacaTTTTTCTGTTGGTTCAAATTCTTCTCAGCCAGAAATGAACCTGAGGGTCACAATTCTGGCTTCGAGGTTTGCTGCAAACACAAGAAGAGGAGCTCATCGGATAAAGGATGAGAtgccaaaatttaaaaaacctGAAGAGCCTGACTTTTCTACCGAACCTGATGACTAG